One region of Gossypium raimondii isolate GPD5lz chromosome 6, ASM2569854v1, whole genome shotgun sequence genomic DNA includes:
- the LOC105771952 gene encoding G-type lectin S-receptor-like serine/threonine-protein kinase SD1-13, with protein MVATILVTLMIIIILFIGRRLLNKVMKGQCEEERCPGILSRNVSRKCQRGVQLQELQVLDFENLAAATNNFDPANKLGNGGFGVVYKGKLRDGQEVAVKRLSRASRQGIEEFTNEATVISQLQHRNLVRLLGSCIDGEEKMLVYEYMPNKSLDILLFDSQNAKLLDWRKRFNIIEGISRGLLYLHRDSRLRIVHRDLKANNILLDEELNPKISDFGLAKIFFDNESQATTKRIFGTYGYMAPEYAMRGQFSEKSDVFSFGVLTLEIISGRRNSSFHEDEHSLSLLGYAWKLWNEDNILAFIDPAISDSSFDREILKSIHVGLLCVQNFAKDRPTMSTVTSMLSSEIENLPAPKQPPFIDEKAAIDHSQLQSQNTWKR; from the exons ATGGTAGCAACAATTCTAGTAACACTTAtgattattatcatattattcaTTGGAAGGAGACTTCTGAATAAAG TAATGAAGGGACAATGTGAAGAGGAAAGATGTCCAGGAATTTTGTCTCGCAATGTTTCGAGGAAATGCCAAAGAGGAGTCCAACTTCAAGAGCTTCAAGTGTTAGATTTTGAGAACCTGGCGGCTGCAACAAACAACTTCGATCCTGCCAATAAGCTTGGCAACGGTGGTTTTGGTGTAGTTTACAAG GGAAAGCTTCGAGATGGGCAGGAAGTAGCAGTGAAAAGACTTTCAAGAGCATCTAGACAAGGGATAGAAGAATTCACGAACGAGGCGACTGTGATTTCTCAACTTCAACACCGGAATCTCGTGAGGCTTCTCGGAAGCTGCATTGATGGGGAAGAGAAGATGTTAGTATATGAGTACATGCCAAACAAGAGCTTGGATATTTTACTCTTTG ATTCACAAAATGCAAAACTTCTTGATTGGAGAAAGCGTTTCAACATTATAGAAGGGATCAGTCGAGGTCTTTTATATCTTCACAGGGATTCAAGATTACGAATTGTACATAGAGACTTAAaagcaaataatattttattagatgaagaactaaaccctaaaatttcagattttgggTTAGCAAAGATTTTTTTTGACAATGAAAGCCAAGCCACTACTAAAAGGATATTTGGTACATA CGGTTATATGGCACCCGAATATGCAATGAGAGGACAATTTTCAGAAAAATCTGATGTGTTTAGCTTTGGGGTATTGACATTAGAGATTATCAGTGGAAGAAGAAACTCAAGTTTTCATGAGGATGAGCATTCATTGAGCCTTTTGGGATAC GCATGGAAACTGTGGAATGAGGACAACATCTTGGCCTTCATAGATCCAGCTATATCAGATTCAAGTTTTGACAGGGAAATCCTGAAATCCATACATGTTGGACTACTATGTGTGCAAAACTTTGCGAAAGATAGGCCAACCATGTCAACGGTGACTTCGATGCTTAGTAGTGAGATAGAAAATCTTCCAGCACCAAAGCAACCTCCATTCATTGATGAGAAAGCAGCCATTGATCACTCTCAGTTACAAAGCCAAAATACTTGGAAGCGTTGA